One genomic region from Bacillus aquiflavi encodes:
- the infA gene encoding translation initiation factor IF-1, which produces MAKDDVIEVEGTVVDTLPNAMFKVELENGHTVLAHVSGKIRMHFIRILPGDKVTVELSPYDLTRGRITYRFK; this is translated from the coding sequence ATGGCGAAAGACGATGTTATTGAAGTAGAAGGCACAGTAGTAGATACTTTGCCAAATGCAATGTTTAAGGTAGAATTAGAAAATGGTCATACAGTGTTAGCTCACGTCTCAGGAAAAATTCGAATGCATTTTATTCGTATCTTGCCTGGTGATAAAGTTACAGTTGAGCTATCTCCATATGATTTAACACGCGGAAGAATTACTTACCGCTTCAAATAA
- the rpsM gene encoding 30S ribosomal protein S13 codes for MARISGVDIPREKRVVISLTYIYGIGKSTAQKVLAEAGVSEDTRVRDLTEEELNKIRDIIDKLKVEGDLRREVSLNIKRLMEIGSYRGLRHRRGLPVRGQNTKNNARTRKGPRKTVANKKK; via the coding sequence ATGGCACGTATTTCAGGTGTGGATATACCACGTGAGAAACGAGTGGTTATTTCATTAACATATATTTATGGTATTGGTAAATCAACAGCACAAAAAGTATTAGCTGAAGCAGGAGTTTCAGAAGATACTCGCGTACGTGATTTAACAGAAGAAGAGTTAAACAAAATCCGTGATATCATTGATAAACTTAAGGTAGAAGGTGACCTTCGCCGTGAGGTATCTCTTAACATTAAACGTTTAATGGAAATTGGAAGTTATCGTGGTCTCCGTCATCGTCGCGGATTACCAGTTCGTGGTCAAAATACAAAAAACAATGCTCGTACACGCAAAGGTCCTCGTAAGACAGTTGCGAATAAGAAGAAATAA
- the truA gene encoding tRNA pseudouridine(38-40) synthase TruA, whose protein sequence is MKRYKCTISYDGAQFFGYQIQPNKRTVQEEIEKALANLHKGLHIRVTASGRTDTKVHAKGQVIHFDSPLSIPIHKWPVALNSILPEDITVVDIKNTDAQFHARFDAVSKEYRYFIFLNKVRDPFKRFYTYHFPYGVDLQEMEEASKLMLGTHDFTSFCSAKTETENKVRTMKEITLSKENDMLVIRFVGNGFLYNMVRILVGTLLEVGTGRREASSIPAIFERRDRSAGGKTAAPQGLYLWKVDYE, encoded by the coding sequence ATGAAGCGATACAAATGTACAATTAGTTATGACGGTGCACAATTTTTCGGTTACCAAATTCAACCGAATAAAAGAACCGTTCAAGAAGAAATAGAAAAAGCATTAGCAAACTTGCATAAAGGTCTCCATATTCGTGTGACAGCTTCTGGGAGGACCGATACAAAGGTTCATGCAAAAGGGCAAGTAATCCATTTTGATTCTCCCTTATCTATTCCCATTCATAAATGGCCTGTGGCATTAAATAGCATTCTTCCAGAGGACATCACGGTTGTTGACATCAAAAACACTGATGCTCAATTCCATGCTCGTTTCGACGCAGTTAGTAAAGAATATCGCTATTTTATTTTTTTAAATAAAGTAAGAGACCCTTTTAAACGGTTTTATACTTATCATTTTCCTTATGGAGTTGATTTACAAGAAATGGAGGAAGCAAGTAAATTAATGCTTGGCACGCACGACTTTACTAGCTTTTGCTCAGCAAAGACAGAGACAGAAAATAAAGTGAGAACAATGAAAGAGATCACGTTATCAAAAGAAAACGATATGCTTGTGATACGTTTTGTCGGCAACGGCTTTTTATATAATATGGTGAGGATTCTCGTTGGGACATTGCTTGAAGTAGGGACTGGAAGAAGAGAAGCTTCATCAATTCCCGCTATTTTCGAAAGGCGTGATCGCAGTGCAGGGGGTAAAACGGCTGCACCACAAGGTCTTTATCTATGGAAAGTTGATTATGAATGA
- a CDS encoding energy-coupling factor transporter transmembrane component T family protein — protein MMDKIIFGRYVPADSLVHRMDPRSKLLLIFLFVGIVFIANNGLTYAVLGAFTLFMIILSKIQFRFLYAGLKPVLWLVAFTLLLHLFLTKEGELLFQLGWIKIYEEGLRQGLFISMRFFFLILMTSLLTLTTTPIEITDGLESLLNPLRKIKFPVHELALMMSISLRFIPTLMQETDKIMKAQMARGVEFSSGPIKDRVKSVIPLLIPLFVSSFKRAEELAVAMEARGYRGGVGRTKYRQLRWGILDTLMLLSLGLVTVILVILRT, from the coding sequence ATGATGGATAAAATTATTTTCGGTCGTTACGTTCCAGCTGACTCACTTGTTCATCGAATGGATCCTAGATCAAAATTATTGCTGATTTTCCTCTTTGTAGGTATCGTTTTTATTGCTAATAATGGGCTAACTTACGCTGTTTTAGGTGCTTTTACGCTTTTTATGATTATTTTATCTAAAATTCAATTTCGTTTCTTATATGCTGGTTTAAAGCCCGTTCTTTGGTTAGTCGCTTTTACATTGCTTCTTCATTTATTTTTAACAAAAGAAGGAGAGCTGCTGTTTCAGCTTGGCTGGATTAAAATATATGAAGAAGGCTTAAGGCAAGGGTTATTCATTTCAATGCGGTTTTTCTTTTTAATTTTGATGACATCATTGCTTACATTAACAACAACACCGATTGAAATTACAGATGGATTAGAAAGCTTGCTTAATCCTTTAAGAAAAATAAAATTTCCTGTTCATGAGCTGGCATTGATGATGTCAATTTCATTGCGATTTATTCCTACACTTATGCAGGAAACGGATAAAATTATGAAAGCGCAGATGGCAAGAGGTGTTGAGTTTTCAAGCGGTCCTATAAAAGATCGAGTGAAATCGGTTATCCCACTATTAATTCCGTTATTTGTAAGCTCGTTCAAACGTGCTGAAGAACTTGCGGTTGCAATGGAAGCAAGAGGTTATCGCGGGGGTGTTGGAAGAACAAAATATCGACAGCTTCGTTGGGGAATTCTTGATACGTTAATGCTTCTTTCTCTCGGATTAGTTACGGTTATATTAGTCATTTTACGAACGTAA
- the rplQ gene encoding 50S ribosomal protein L17, translating to MAYRKLGRTSAQRKAMLRDLTTSLIKNERIETTEARAKELRSVVEKMITLGKRGDLHARRQAAAYIRNVVAEEEKKQDALQKLFSDIAPRYEERQGGYTRIMKIGPRRGDGAPMVIIELV from the coding sequence ATGGCTTACAGAAAGTTAGGGCGCACAAGCGCACAGCGAAAAGCAATGCTTCGTGATTTAACAACAAGCTTAATCAAAAATGAACGTATTGAAACAACTGAAGCTCGCGCAAAAGAACTTCGTTCAGTTGTGGAAAAAATGATTACTTTAGGAAAACGAGGCGACCTGCATGCTCGCCGCCAAGCAGCTGCTTACATTCGCAATGTAGTAGCAGAAGAGGAAAAAAAGCAAGATGCATTACAAAAGCTGTTTTCTGATATTGCTCCTCGTTATGAAGAGCGTCAAGGCGGATATACACGCATCATGAAAATTGGTCCTCGTCGCGGTGACGGTGCACCAATGGTAATTATCGAACTAGTTTAA
- the map gene encoding type I methionyl aminopeptidase translates to MIICKTPREIEVMRKAGRIVALTHKELQKHIVPGMTTKELDVIAENFIRKHDATPSFKGYNGFRGSICTSVNNELVHGIPSDRVLEEGDIISIDIGAKYNGYHGDSAWTYPVGKIDSDTEYLLEVTEVSLYKGLEEAKPGARLSNISHAIQMCVEANGFSIVREYVGHGIGQDLHEDPQIPHYGPPNKGPQLKPGMVLAIEPMVNAGSRYVNTLADHWTVVTIDGKMCAHYEHTVAITETGYEILTKA, encoded by the coding sequence ATGATCATATGCAAAACGCCTCGTGAAATTGAGGTTATGCGCAAAGCTGGGCGTATTGTCGCCTTAACACACAAGGAGTTACAGAAGCATATCGTTCCAGGCATGACGACAAAGGAACTAGATGTCATTGCCGAAAATTTTATTCGCAAGCATGATGCAACTCCTTCATTCAAAGGATATAATGGTTTTCGTGGCAGTATTTGTACTTCGGTTAACAATGAACTTGTGCACGGTATACCAAGTGATCGTGTTTTAGAAGAAGGCGACATTATTAGTATTGACATCGGTGCTAAGTATAACGGCTATCACGGTGATTCTGCATGGACATATCCTGTTGGAAAAATTGATTCAGATACCGAATATTTATTAGAGGTAACTGAAGTGTCGCTTTACAAAGGCCTGGAAGAAGCAAAACCGGGTGCACGTCTATCGAACATCTCCCATGCGATTCAAATGTGTGTGGAAGCTAACGGCTTTTCCATAGTACGCGAGTATGTCGGGCACGGAATAGGTCAAGACTTACATGAGGATCCGCAAATCCCGCATTATGGTCCGCCTAATAAAGGTCCGCAGCTAAAGCCGGGAATGGTACTGGCAATTGAACCGATGGTGAATGCAGGGAGTCGATATGTCAATACGTTAGCTGATCATTGGACAGTTGTAACGATTGACGGAAAAATGTGTGCTCATTACGAGCATACTGTTGCTATCACTGAAACAGGTTACGAAATTTTAACGAAAGCCTAA
- a CDS encoding energy-coupling factor ABC transporter ATP-binding protein: protein MGKRLVSIQNVSFQYDTEQGFALKDVSLEVFEGEWLAIVGHNGSGKSTLAKLLNGLHFPQAGKIVVCDMELTEVSVWEIRKKIGMVFQNPDNQFVGTTVQDDVAFGLENGGVPREIMIERVHTALEKVKMDQFLNQEPHHLSGGQKQRVAIAGVLALRPAIIILDEATSMLDPRGREEVLNTVRELKNNSEITVISITHDLEEAAKADRIIVMNKGQVYREGSPEEIFQMDEELVELGLDIPFPVKLSKALQREGLFMSKHFLNEEELVNELWISHFNK from the coding sequence ATGGGAAAGCGACTTGTAAGTATACAAAACGTTTCTTTTCAATACGATACAGAGCAAGGATTTGCCTTAAAGGATGTATCGCTTGAAGTGTTCGAAGGGGAATGGTTAGCGATTGTTGGACATAATGGTTCGGGAAAATCAACGCTGGCAAAACTATTGAACGGCTTGCATTTTCCTCAAGCGGGGAAAATTGTTGTATGCGATATGGAACTAACTGAAGTGTCGGTATGGGAGATTCGCAAAAAAATCGGGATGGTCTTTCAAAACCCAGATAATCAGTTTGTCGGCACAACTGTGCAGGATGATGTGGCTTTTGGTTTAGAAAATGGCGGTGTACCTCGGGAAATCATGATTGAAAGAGTTCATACAGCCTTAGAGAAGGTAAAGATGGATCAATTTCTCAATCAAGAGCCGCACCATCTATCTGGGGGACAGAAACAGCGAGTTGCTATCGCAGGTGTGTTAGCATTGCGTCCAGCTATTATTATCTTAGATGAGGCTACATCTATGCTTGATCCGCGAGGCCGAGAAGAAGTATTGAATACGGTACGAGAGTTGAAAAATAACAGTGAAATTACTGTCATATCTATCACACATGATTTAGAGGAAGCAGCAAAGGCGGATCGCATTATTGTAATGAATAAAGGTCAAGTATACCGAGAAGGCAGCCCAGAAGAAATTTTTCAAATGGACGAAGAGCTAGTCGAATTAGGTCTCGATATTCCTTTTCCAGTGAAATTAAGTAAAGCATTGCAACGAGAAGGTTTATTTATGTCAAAGCATTTTTTAAATGAAGAAGAGCTGGTGAATGAGTTATGGATATCTCACTTCAACAAGTAG
- a CDS encoding adenylate kinase: MNLVLMGLPGAGKGTQAEKIVEKHHIPHISTGDMFRAAISEGTELGLKAKAFMDKGELVPDEVTIGIVRERLGKGDCEKGFLLDGFPRTVAQAEALENILADLNKSIDYVININVDQSILTERLTGRRICKSCGATYHLLFNPPSKTGVCDRCGGELYQRADDNEETVKNRLEVNMNQAQPLLSFYKEKGYLRNIDGQQHIDKVFTDVEQLLGGLN, encoded by the coding sequence ATGAACTTAGTTTTAATGGGTCTTCCAGGTGCAGGTAAAGGTACACAAGCCGAAAAGATTGTCGAAAAACATCATATCCCTCATATTTCGACAGGCGATATGTTCCGAGCAGCAATAAGCGAAGGAACAGAACTAGGCTTAAAGGCAAAGGCTTTTATGGATAAAGGAGAACTTGTTCCTGATGAAGTAACAATTGGAATTGTTCGTGAGCGGTTAGGAAAAGGTGATTGTGAAAAAGGCTTTCTTCTTGATGGTTTTCCGAGAACAGTTGCTCAAGCAGAGGCGCTCGAAAATATTCTTGCTGACCTAAATAAAAGCATTGATTACGTGATTAACATTAATGTGGATCAAAGCATTTTAACAGAACGGTTAACGGGGCGACGTATATGTAAAAGCTGCGGTGCAACATATCATCTCTTATTTAATCCGCCATCAAAAACAGGTGTTTGTGACCGTTGCGGCGGAGAATTGTATCAACGTGCTGATGATAATGAGGAAACAGTTAAAAATCGTTTAGAAGTAAACATGAATCAAGCGCAACCTTTGTTAAGTTTTTATAAAGAAAAAGGCTATTTGCGAAATATTGATGGCCAGCAACATATTGATAAAGTGTTTACAGATGTTGAGCAGTTACTCGGGGGCTTAAATTAA
- the rplM gene encoding 50S ribosomal protein L13: MRTTFMAKANEIERKWYVVDAEGKTLGRLSTEVALLLRGKHKPIYTPHVDTGDHVIIINAEKIELTGNKLNDKLYYRHSQYPGGLKSRTALEMRTKYPEKMLELAVRGMLPKGILGRQMFKKLHVYAGSEHPHQAQKPEVYELRG; this comes from the coding sequence ATGCGTACAACGTTTATGGCGAAAGCTAACGAAATAGAGCGTAAATGGTACGTAGTAGACGCTGAAGGTAAAACTTTAGGTCGTCTATCAACTGAAGTTGCTTTGCTTTTACGCGGCAAACATAAACCAATTTACACACCACATGTTGATACTGGTGATCATGTCATTATTATTAACGCTGAAAAAATCGAATTAACAGGCAACAAACTTAATGACAAGTTATACTATCGTCACAGTCAATATCCAGGCGGATTAAAATCAAGAACTGCTCTTGAAATGCGTACAAAATATCCTGAGAAAATGTTAGAACTTGCTGTGCGCGGAATGCTTCCAAAAGGTATCCTTGGTCGTCAAATGTTCAAAAAGTTGCACGTTTACGCTGGAAGCGAACATCCACATCAAGCACAAAAACCTGAAGTATACGAACTTCGCGGATAA
- a CDS encoding energy-coupling factor ABC transporter ATP-binding protein, which yields MDISLQQVEYRYQANTPFERLALCDVSIDIPSGTYLAIIGHTGSGKSTVLQHLNALLKPTKGKVVIGEREIIAGRKEKNLRTVRQKVGIVFQFPEHQLFEETIEKDICFGPLNFGVQMEEAKKRARLAIKQVGLSEEILEKSPFDLSGGQMRRVAIAGVLAMEPDVIVLDEPTAGLDPRGRKEIMGMFYRLHQERGLTTILVTHSMEDAAQYADQIVVMDKGSVYRQGTPEEIFSSPENLMNLQLDVPEIVRFQLKLEKKLGLKLNKTCLTMEQLTKSITALLNGGSSHDG from the coding sequence ATGGATATCTCACTTCAACAAGTAGAATATCGGTACCAAGCAAATACTCCTTTTGAACGCCTTGCTTTATGTGATGTATCAATTGATATCCCGTCTGGTACGTATTTAGCAATTATCGGTCATACAGGTTCTGGGAAATCAACAGTCCTACAGCATTTAAATGCACTGTTGAAGCCAACAAAAGGAAAAGTAGTCATTGGCGAGCGTGAAATCATTGCAGGCCGAAAAGAAAAAAACTTGCGCACCGTGCGCCAAAAAGTTGGAATTGTGTTTCAATTTCCTGAGCATCAATTGTTTGAAGAAACGATTGAAAAAGACATCTGCTTTGGACCACTTAATTTTGGAGTCCAAATGGAAGAAGCAAAGAAGCGGGCTCGTCTCGCAATAAAGCAAGTCGGTTTGTCTGAAGAAATACTAGAAAAATCGCCGTTTGACTTATCTGGAGGACAAATGCGCCGGGTAGCAATTGCTGGAGTGCTGGCGATGGAGCCGGATGTGATTGTTTTGGACGAACCAACAGCAGGCTTAGATCCTCGCGGAAGAAAAGAGATTATGGGGATGTTTTATCGGCTTCATCAAGAGCGGGGATTAACAACAATATTAGTGACTCACAGTATGGAAGATGCTGCTCAGTATGCTGATCAAATCGTTGTAATGGACAAAGGATCGGTTTATCGGCAAGGAACGCCTGAGGAAATCTTTTCTTCACCTGAGAATTTAATGAACCTTCAGCTAGATGTACCAGAGATTGTCCGTTTTCAGCTAAAGCTAGAGAAAAAATTGGGGTTAAAGCTAAATAAAACGTGTTTGACGATGGAACAGCTGACAAAGTCCATTACAGCCTTATTGAATGGAGGCAGCAGCCATGATGGATAA
- the secY gene encoding preprotein translocase subunit SecY, whose product MLRTISNFMRVGDIRKKIIFTLLMLIVFRIGAFIPVPHVNADLLKAEDQMNVFGILNTFGGGALFNFSILAMGIMPYITASIIIQLLQMDVVPKFTEWSKQGEVGRRKLAQFTRYFTIVLGFIQALGMSYGFNTMAQGRLIEDPGITTYLLIAIVLTAGTAFLMWLGEKITAKGVGNGISIIIFAGIVAGIPSTINQIYAQQFENAGEELFLRIVTVVLIVLAVIALIVAVIFIQQALRKIPIQYAKRQAVGKNTIGSQATHLPLKVNAAGVIPVIFAMSFIITPPTIASFFGTNDVTLWIQRNFDYSKPIGMIIYIALIIAFTYFYAFVQVNPEQMSDNLKKQGGYIPGIRPGKNTQEYLTKVLYRLTFVGSIFLAVISVLPVFFIKFAGLPSSAQIGGTSLLIVVGVALETMKQLESQLVKRHYKGFIK is encoded by the coding sequence ATGCTTCGAACAATCTCCAATTTTATGCGCGTGGGTGATATAAGAAAAAAAATCATATTCACCCTTTTAATGTTGATTGTATTTCGTATCGGTGCTTTTATTCCTGTACCCCATGTAAATGCCGATTTGTTAAAAGCAGAAGACCAAATGAACGTTTTCGGTATTCTTAACACATTCGGCGGCGGTGCATTGTTTAACTTTTCTATTTTAGCAATGGGGATTATGCCTTACATTACAGCTTCGATTATCATTCAGTTGTTACAAATGGACGTAGTCCCTAAATTTACGGAGTGGTCAAAACAAGGTGAAGTAGGGCGCCGTAAGTTAGCTCAGTTTACTCGATATTTTACAATTGTACTTGGATTTATCCAAGCTTTGGGAATGTCATATGGCTTTAACACTATGGCACAGGGCAGACTTATCGAAGATCCTGGTATAACAACTTATTTGTTAATTGCAATAGTATTAACTGCTGGTACGGCCTTTTTAATGTGGCTTGGTGAAAAAATCACAGCAAAAGGTGTAGGTAATGGAATATCGATTATTATCTTTGCAGGAATCGTTGCAGGTATTCCTTCTACAATCAACCAAATTTATGCTCAACAATTTGAGAATGCTGGGGAAGAACTATTTTTACGAATAGTTACCGTTGTATTAATTGTTCTTGCTGTTATCGCTTTAATTGTTGCTGTTATTTTTATTCAACAAGCATTACGAAAAATTCCGATTCAATATGCGAAACGGCAAGCTGTTGGGAAAAATACAATCGGTAGTCAAGCAACGCATTTACCATTAAAAGTGAATGCGGCTGGGGTTATTCCTGTCATCTTTGCGATGTCCTTTATTATAACACCGCCAACAATTGCATCTTTTTTTGGTACAAATGATGTAACCCTTTGGATTCAACGTAATTTTGACTATTCAAAACCTATTGGGATGATCATTTATATTGCTTTAATTATTGCTTTTACGTATTTCTATGCATTTGTCCAAGTAAATCCTGAACAAATGTCTGATAATTTAAAGAAGCAAGGCGGGTATATTCCGGGGATTAGACCGGGGAAAAACACGCAAGAATACTTGACTAAAGTGTTATATCGTCTCACTTTTGTCGGATCAATCTTCTTGGCAGTCATTTCCGTCCTCCCAGTATTTTTCATCAAGTTTGCAGGACTGCCATCGTCAGCCCAAATCGGTGGAACGAGCTTGCTCATCGTTGTTGGAGTTGCTCTTGAAACGATGAAACAGCTTGAATCACAGCTTGTCAAACGTCATTATAAAGGCTTTATAAAGTGA
- a CDS encoding DNA-directed RNA polymerase subunit alpha: protein MIEIEKPKIETVEISDDAKYGKFVVEPLERGYGTTLGNSLRRILLSSLPGAAITSIQIDGVLHEFSTIEGVVEDVTSIILNIKKLALKIYSDEEKTLEIDVQGEGVITAADITHDSDVEILNPDLHIATLATNGHLQMRLTARRGRGYTPADQNKREDQPIGVIPIDSIYTPVSRVTYQVENTRVGQMTNYDKLTLDVWTDGSTGPKEAIALGAKVLNEHLNIFVGLTDEAQNAEIMVEKEEDQKEKVLEMTIEELDLSVRSYNCLKRAGINTVQELSNKTEEDMMKVRNLGRKSLEEVKSKLDELGLSLRKDD, encoded by the coding sequence ATGATCGAAATAGAAAAACCAAAAATTGAAACGGTTGAGATCAGCGATGATGCCAAGTACGGAAAGTTCGTCGTAGAGCCACTTGAGCGTGGATATGGTACAACTTTGGGTAACTCCTTACGTCGTATCCTTTTATCCTCACTCCCAGGTGCCGCTATTACATCTATTCAAATAGATGGGGTACTGCATGAGTTTTCAACAATTGAGGGCGTCGTTGAAGATGTGACATCAATTATTTTAAACATAAAGAAATTAGCACTGAAAATCTACTCTGATGAAGAAAAGACGCTTGAAATTGATGTACAGGGTGAAGGAGTTATAACTGCAGCTGACATTACGCATGATAGTGATGTGGAAATTTTAAATCCTGATCTACACATTGCAACTTTAGCTACAAATGGCCATTTACAGATGCGTTTAACTGCAAGACGTGGTCGGGGCTATACGCCTGCTGATCAAAACAAACGAGAGGATCAACCAATCGGGGTTATTCCAATCGACTCCATCTACACTCCAGTTTCACGTGTGACTTACCAGGTAGAGAATACACGTGTGGGCCAAATGACGAACTATGACAAGCTAACGCTTGATGTTTGGACGGATGGAAGCACTGGGCCGAAAGAAGCGATTGCTCTTGGCGCTAAAGTGTTAAATGAGCATTTAAATATTTTTGTCGGTTTAACAGATGAAGCGCAAAATGCAGAAATTATGGTTGAAAAAGAGGAAGATCAAAAAGAAAAAGTGTTAGAAATGACAATTGAAGAACTTGATCTTTCTGTTCGTTCATACAACTGCTTAAAACGTGCTGGAATTAACACTGTTCAAGAGTTATCAAATAAAACTGAAGAAGATATGATGAAAGTACGTAATTTAGGACGTAAATCACTTGAAGAAGTGAAATCAAAACTAGACGAGCTCGGACTAAGCTTACGTAAAGATGACTAG
- the rpsI gene encoding 30S ribosomal protein S9: MAKVQYYGTGRRKSSVARVRLVPGDGRIFVNNREIENYIPFEALREIVKQPLVATETLGSYDVLVNVHGGGYTGQAGAIRHGIARALLQADPEYRTTLKRAGLLTRDARMKERKKYGLKGARRAPQFSKR; this comes from the coding sequence TTGGCTAAGGTTCAATATTATGGTACTGGTCGTCGCAAAAGCTCAGTTGCTCGTGTTCGTTTAGTTCCTGGCGACGGTCGTATTTTTGTGAATAATCGTGAAATCGAAAACTATATTCCATTTGAAGCTTTACGTGAAATTGTAAAACAACCATTAGTCGCTACAGAGACTCTTGGAAGCTACGATGTACTTGTTAATGTTCATGGTGGTGGATATACAGGTCAAGCAGGTGCAATTCGCCACGGCATCGCTCGTGCGTTACTGCAAGCTGATCCTGAATACCGCACAACATTAAAGCGTGCAGGCTTATTAACACGTGATGCGCGGATGAAAGAACGTAAGAAATACGGTCTTAAAGGCGCACGTCGTGCACCACAATTCTCAAAACGTTAA
- the rpmJ gene encoding 50S ribosomal protein L36 gives MKVRPSVKPICEKCKIIRRKGKVMVICENPKHKQKQG, from the coding sequence ATGAAAGTCAGACCATCTGTCAAGCCGATCTGTGAAAAATGTAAAATTATTCGTAGAAAAGGCAAAGTTATGGTTATTTGTGAAAACCCTAAGCATAAACAAAAACAAGGTTAA
- the rpsK gene encoding 30S ribosomal protein S11, whose protein sequence is MARKTNTRKRRVKKNIESGIAHIRSTFNNTIVTITDVHGNAVSWSSAGALGFKGSRKSTPFAAQMAAETAAKTSIEHGMKSLEVTVKGPGAGREAAIRALQAAGLEVTAIKDVTPVPHNGCRPPKRRRV, encoded by the coding sequence ATGGCACGTAAAACAAATACACGCAAACGTCGTGTGAAAAAGAATATTGAAAGTGGTATTGCACATATTCGTTCAACATTTAATAACACGATCGTTACTATTACTGACGTTCATGGTAATGCTGTTTCATGGTCTAGTGCAGGTGCGTTAGGTTTTAAAGGTTCACGTAAATCAACACCTTTTGCTGCACAAATGGCTGCTGAAACTGCAGCAAAAACATCAATTGAGCACGGAATGAAATCTCTTGAAGTAACGGTTAAAGGACCTGGAGCAGGTCGTGAAGCTGCTATTCGTGCACTTCAGGCAGCAGGTTTGGAAGTTACAGCGATAAAAGACGTTACTCCTGTTCCACATAACGGATGCCGTCCACCAAAACGTCGTCGTGTTTAA